A region of Lacinutrix sp. Hel_I_90 DNA encodes the following proteins:
- a CDS encoding glyceraldehyde-3-phosphate dehydrogenase: MSTNETYESELAFQADRRRATVEFIKIVSDLWYDKSIELVIFRNQLIDRNVSEILNLHEYAGAFVQKPISIFDSVEIAQAIKTLDIPPAKLDIGKLTYEYHLEEEKYSNAISFVADKLKGASKNEDITPKDVVLYGFGRIGRLVARELMTRTGKGSQLRLRAIVTRGKVDAKVLEKRASLLRNDSVHGDFSGTVGIDLENEALIINGTTVNIISANQPEEIDYTKYGIHNALIIDNTGVFRDKEELTRLLSSKGAHKVLLTAPGKGVPNIVHGVNHLENDPDKIDIFSAASCTTNAITPVLKAIEDTYGVKSGHLETIHAYTNDQNLVDNFHSKYRRGRAAALNMVITETGAGAAVSKALPVFEGKLTSNAIRVPVPNGSLAILNLELESTASVDSMNATMKKYALEGDLVEQIKYEMSDELVSSDIVGCSAPSIYDSKATIVRKDGKNAILYVWYDNEYGYSHQVIRLAKYIAKVRRFTYY, translated from the coding sequence ATGTCTACTAACGAAACCTATGAAAGCGAATTAGCCTTTCAAGCCGACAGACGTCGTGCTACTGTTGAATTCATTAAAATTGTAAGCGACTTATGGTATGATAAGTCTATTGAATTGGTAATTTTTAGAAACCAATTAATTGATAGAAATGTCAGCGAAATTTTAAATCTTCATGAATATGCTGGTGCCTTTGTTCAAAAACCAATTTCTATTTTTGACTCTGTAGAAATAGCGCAAGCTATTAAAACATTAGATATTCCACCTGCAAAACTGGATATTGGGAAATTAACCTACGAGTATCATTTAGAAGAAGAAAAATACAGTAATGCCATCTCTTTTGTTGCTGACAAATTAAAAGGGGCAAGCAAAAACGAGGACATTACACCTAAAGATGTGGTGTTATATGGTTTCGGTCGTATTGGTCGTTTAGTCGCTCGTGAATTAATGACACGTACAGGAAAAGGTAGCCAATTACGTTTACGTGCTATCGTTACCCGTGGTAAAGTAGATGCGAAAGTTTTAGAAAAAAGAGCCTCTTTATTACGTAATGATTCTGTTCATGGTGATTTTTCTGGAACGGTAGGTATTGATCTTGAAAACGAAGCCTTAATTATTAATGGGACTACCGTAAATATCATTTCGGCAAACCAGCCAGAAGAGATAGATTACACAAAATATGGTATTCATAATGCTTTAATTATTGATAATACTGGTGTGTTTAGAGATAAAGAAGAACTAACCAGATTATTAAGTTCTAAAGGCGCGCATAAAGTGTTATTAACGGCGCCAGGAAAAGGAGTTCCAAATATTGTTCACGGGGTGAACCACTTAGAAAATGACCCAGACAAAATTGATATTTTCTCTGCAGCGTCGTGTACAACTAATGCCATCACACCTGTTTTAAAAGCTATTGAAGATACTTACGGTGTAAAAAGCGGTCATTTAGAAACCATTCATGCCTATACGAACGACCAGAATCTGGTAGATAACTTCCATAGTAAATACCGTCGTGGTCGTGCTGCAGCTTTAAACATGGTTATTACAGAAACTGGAGCAGGCGCAGCCGTATCAAAAGCCTTACCTGTTTTTGAAGGCAAACTAACCTCTAATGCCATTCGTGTTCCTGTACCTAATGGTTCTTTGGCCATTTTAAACTTAGAGTTAGAGTCTACAGCAAGTGTTGATAGCATGAATGCAACAATGAAAAAATATGCTTTAGAAGGGGATTTAGTAGAGCAAATTAAATATGAAATGAGCGATGAGCTCGTATCCAGCGATATTGTTGGTTGTTCTGCGCCTTCTATTTATGATAGTAAAGCAACGATAGTACGTAAAGATGGTAAAAACGCTATTCTTTATGTGTGGTACGATAATGAATATGGGTACAGTCACCAGGTGATTCGATTAGCTAAATATATTGCTAAAGTGAGACGCTTTACGTATTATTAA
- a CDS encoding SAM-dependent methyltransferase, protein MSEHSGKLYLIPTTLGDTEPLNVLPLSVKKTIERIDTYIVENEKTARRFIKKVSSGKKQSALKLFPLNKFTDANELPSYLEPCKNGFDIGLISEAGCPGIADPGAEIVKLAHENNIKVVPLVGPSSILMAMMSSGMNGQSFAFNGYLPIDKGERKQELKRLEKLSLDYNQSQLFIETPYRNNKMLEDLCSILNGNTEICVACDITLPTEYIKTMTANEWKKNNVDLHKRPTLFIIHKN, encoded by the coding sequence ATGAGCGAGCATTCTGGAAAGCTTTATCTTATCCCAACAACATTAGGAGATACCGAGCCATTAAATGTATTACCGTTAAGCGTAAAAAAAACGATTGAACGTATTGATACGTATATCGTTGAAAATGAAAAAACAGCAAGACGTTTTATCAAGAAAGTAAGCTCTGGTAAAAAACAATCTGCATTGAAGCTATTTCCTTTGAATAAGTTTACAGATGCAAACGAATTACCGAGTTATTTAGAACCATGCAAGAACGGTTTTGATATTGGTTTAATTTCTGAAGCGGGCTGTCCAGGCATAGCAGATCCTGGTGCAGAAATTGTAAAACTGGCGCATGAAAACAATATTAAAGTTGTCCCTCTTGTTGGGCCATCTTCCATTTTAATGGCAATGATGAGCAGCGGAATGAACGGACAGAGTTTTGCTTTTAATGGCTACTTACCTATTGATAAAGGTGAGCGTAAACAGGAATTAAAACGTTTAGAAAAGTTATCATTAGACTATAACCAGTCGCAACTATTTATCGAAACACCGTATAGAAATAATAAAATGTTAGAAGATTTATGTAGTATTTTAAATGGCAATACAGAAATTTGTGTAGCTTGTGATATTACGTTACCCACAGAATACATCAAGACGATGACCGCAAATGAATGGAAAAAAAATAACGTTGACCTTCATAAAAGACCAACGTTATTTATTATTCATAAGAACTAA
- the trmD gene encoding tRNA (guanosine(37)-N1)-methyltransferase TrmD: MRIDIITVLPELLKSPFEASILKRAIEANLVSVHFHNLRDYTTDNYKSVDDTQFGGGAGMVMTCEPIDKCISHLKEQRDYDEVIYMTPDGATLNQGIANTLSLKENIIILCGHYKGVDQRVRDMFVTKEISIGDYVLSGGELGAAVLCDAVIRLIPGVLGNETSALTDSFQDNLLAPPIYTKPRDYKGYKVPDVLFSGHAAKIEKWREEQAYKRTQERRPDLLED; this comes from the coding sequence ATGAGAATTGACATCATCACGGTATTACCAGAATTATTAAAAAGCCCATTTGAAGCTTCAATTTTAAAGCGTGCTATAGAGGCCAATTTAGTTTCAGTACACTTTCATAACCTACGGGATTATACCACAGATAATTATAAATCTGTAGACGATACACAATTTGGTGGTGGTGCAGGTATGGTAATGACCTGTGAACCCATAGACAAATGTATCTCTCACTTAAAAGAACAACGTGATTACGACGAAGTGATCTACATGACACCCGACGGAGCAACCTTAAACCAAGGGATTGCTAACACGCTCTCTTTAAAAGAAAATATTATTATTCTTTGCGGACATTATAAAGGGGTAGACCAGCGGGTTCGCGATATGTTTGTCACCAAAGAAATCTCTATTGGCGATTATGTCCTTTCTGGTGGTGAATTGGGAGCTGCGGTATTATGTGATGCAGTGATTCGATTAATTCCTGGTGTTTTAGGTAATGAAACCTCTGCCCTAACCGATTCTTTTCAGGACAATTTACTCGCCCCCCCTATTTATACGAAACCAAGAGACTATAAAGGATACAAAGTACCAGACGTATTATTTAGTGGGCATGCGGCTAAAATTGAAAAATGGCGTGAAGAACAAGCGTATAAGAGAACGCAAGAACGGCGACCAGATTTACTCGAAGATTAG
- a CDS encoding DUF2279 domain-containing protein — translation MKQLAVYLFFGFISHAALAQHSFFKPSDTLNSKRRNAVVISKATLGGLTLLALNQFWYTDYERSKFHTVNDNSDWLQLDKLGHTFSAYQLGRLGAQSLSWAGISKKGQLIYGGTLGFTFLTAVEVLDGFSEEWGFSWGDFTANAAGSGLYIGQELLWEEQRIVMKYSFHRTKYASQRPDKLGDGFFEEFLKDYNGQTYWLSANMHAFFKNSKIPKWLNLAVGYGGEGLLSGEASLMINNALIKQNRQRQFYLSLDVDLTRIKTNSMFLKSVFSVFNTIKIPFPTVEFNDKNGIKLHAIYF, via the coding sequence GTGAAGCAACTTGCAGTATATCTTTTCTTCGGCTTTATTAGCCATGCTGCTTTAGCTCAGCATTCTTTTTTTAAACCAAGCGACACCTTAAATAGTAAGCGGAGAAATGCCGTTGTTATTTCTAAAGCGACCCTTGGTGGTTTAACGCTTTTAGCCTTGAATCAGTTTTGGTATACAGATTATGAGCGCTCTAAGTTTCATACTGTTAATGATAATAGTGACTGGTTACAACTGGATAAGTTAGGTCATACCTTCTCAGCGTATCAATTGGGTAGATTGGGAGCTCAAAGCTTAAGTTGGGCAGGTATAAGTAAAAAAGGCCAATTAATATATGGCGGAACATTAGGCTTTACTTTTTTAACCGCAGTTGAGGTTTTAGATGGTTTTTCAGAAGAATGGGGATTTAGTTGGGGCGATTTTACAGCGAATGCAGCTGGTTCAGGTTTATATATCGGACAAGAATTACTGTGGGAAGAACAGCGTATTGTTATGAAATATTCTTTCCACAGGACCAAATATGCTTCACAACGCCCAGATAAATTAGGTGATGGCTTTTTTGAAGAATTTTTAAAGGACTATAACGGGCAGACTTATTGGCTTTCTGCTAATATGCATGCGTTCTTTAAAAACAGTAAAATTCCTAAATGGCTAAATCTTGCGGTTGGATACGGAGGGGAAGGTTTACTGTCTGGTGAGGCGTCACTTATGATTAATAACGCATTGATAAAACAAAATAGGCAACGTCAATTCTATTTGAGTTTAGACGTAGATTTAACACGGATAAAAACCAATTCGATGTTCTTAAAATCCGTTTTTAGCGTTTTTAACACGATTAAAATACCGTTTCCAACGGTGGAGTTCAACGATAAAAACGGCATAAAGCTACACGCTATCTACTTTTAA
- a CDS encoding GNAT family N-acetyltransferase — protein sequence MVTLKGEHIYLRALEPEDLEFVYSIENDESIWELSSTQTPYSKYLIKQYLENAHADIYEVKQLRLVICSYDHETLGMIDVFDFDAKNKRAGVGILVKEDENRNKGYGREALKLVTNYCFTHLNLHQLYCNISEENNNSIKLFSNQGFKSIGLKKDWNLNNGAYKNEYLFQLIKNVH from the coding sequence ATGGTAACATTAAAGGGCGAACACATCTATTTAAGAGCGCTTGAACCTGAAGATTTGGAGTTTGTTTACAGCATTGAAAATGACGAATCCATTTGGGAGTTGAGTAGCACCCAGACCCCATATTCTAAATATCTTATTAAACAGTATTTAGAAAATGCACATGCAGATATTTATGAGGTCAAGCAATTGAGGTTGGTTATTTGTAGTTATGACCATGAGACCTTAGGTATGATTGATGTTTTCGATTTCGATGCAAAAAATAAACGCGCAGGTGTCGGGATCTTAGTAAAAGAAGATGAAAACAGAAATAAAGGGTATGGCCGCGAAGCATTAAAATTAGTTACGAACTATTGCTTTACTCACTTAAATTTACATCAGTTATATTGTAATATTTCTGAAGAGAATAATAACAGTATCAAATTGTTTTCTAATCAAGGTTTTAAATCCATCGGATTAAAAAAAGACTGGAATTTAAACAATGGAGCGTATAAAAACGAATATTTATTTCAACTTATTAAAAATGTACATTAA
- a CDS encoding DUF2834 domain-containing protein produces MKLKHAYLILAILGIAYTWYFNIQFYLTEDNTSILNFIAQTKTTFASQSIVADLTVVVVTFLVWMTYESLQLKIKYWWMLIPLTFIVAIAFTFPFFLYLRANRLEVLKE; encoded by the coding sequence ATGAAATTAAAACACGCTTACCTTATTCTGGCTATTCTAGGTATTGCTTATACCTGGTACTTTAATATCCAATTTTATTTAACGGAAGACAATACGTCTATATTAAACTTTATAGCACAAACTAAAACCACTTTTGCATCACAATCTATAGTGGCAGACCTCACTGTGGTTGTTGTTACCTTTTTGGTTTGGATGACTTACGAATCTCTCCAATTAAAAATTAAATATTGGTGGATGCTTATTCCGCTGACCTTTATAGTGGCGATTGCTTTTACCTTTCCTTTTTTTCTATATCTGCGGGCTAATCGCTTGGAGGTATTAAAAGAATAG
- a CDS encoding MFS transporter, whose amino-acid sequence MKHLKLIVPVIVISQFCCTSLWFAGNGVINDLTINFNLKLSALGHLTSAVQFGFIIGTLIFAIFTIADRYSPSKVFLICALLGSLFNLAVIWESNSLISLLLFRFFTGFFLAGIYPVGMKIAADYYQKGLNKPLGFLVGALVLGTAFPHLLNEMTYQYPWRSVLIATSSLAVLGGLLMFIMVPDGPYRKSSQRTNLSAFFSIFHNQEFRSVAFGYFGHMWELYAFWAFVPLMLKKYSLEHPQTLFNIPMLSFLIIGIGGLSCILGSYLAQTAGTKRTAYIALFLSCGCCLISPVLFASDFESLFIGFLMLWGLVVIADSPLLSALVAQNAPAELKGTALTIVNCLGFSITIFSIQIITRIIALTDSNGIYTILAIGPILGLIALRKKNKITIPKRS is encoded by the coding sequence GTGAAACACCTTAAGCTAATAGTTCCTGTAATTGTAATCTCTCAATTCTGCTGCACATCCTTATGGTTTGCTGGAAACGGTGTAATTAACGATCTTACCATAAATTTTAATCTTAAATTAAGTGCTTTAGGACACTTAACATCAGCCGTACAATTTGGTTTTATTATTGGCACACTAATTTTTGCGATTTTCACTATTGCCGACCGGTATTCACCTTCAAAAGTATTTTTAATCTGTGCACTGCTTGGATCATTATTTAATTTAGCAGTAATATGGGAAAGTAACAGTTTAATAAGCTTGCTTTTATTTCGTTTTTTTACAGGTTTTTTTCTCGCGGGCATCTACCCAGTAGGTATGAAAATAGCCGCAGATTACTATCAGAAAGGACTTAATAAACCCCTAGGGTTTTTAGTTGGCGCATTGGTTTTAGGCACTGCATTTCCACATTTACTAAATGAAATGACTTACCAATACCCTTGGAGATCTGTACTGATAGCAACTTCGTCTCTTGCAGTTTTAGGTGGCTTATTAATGTTCATTATGGTGCCTGATGGTCCCTACCGAAAATCGAGCCAGCGTACAAATCTATCTGCTTTTTTTAGCATATTTCACAATCAAGAATTCCGCTCTGTAGCTTTCGGTTATTTTGGACACATGTGGGAGCTGTATGCCTTTTGGGCATTTGTTCCCCTTATGCTAAAAAAATATAGTCTTGAACATCCTCAAACCCTATTTAATATTCCCATGTTATCGTTCTTAATAATTGGAATCGGTGGTTTGTCCTGCATACTAGGAAGCTATCTTGCACAAACAGCGGGAACCAAACGAACAGCATATATCGCACTATTCTTATCATGTGGGTGTTGCTTAATTTCACCAGTCTTATTTGCGAGTGACTTTGAAAGCTTGTTTATTGGTTTTCTTATGCTTTGGGGCTTGGTAGTTATTGCAGACTCACCCCTTTTATCAGCACTGGTGGCTCAAAACGCACCAGCAGAACTAAAAGGTACTGCTCTTACAATTGTTAATTGCCTTGGTTTCTCAATAACAATATTTAGCATTCAAATTATAACCAGAATAATAGCGCTTACTGACTCAAATGGCATCTACACCATTTTAGCGATAGGTCCTATTTTGGGTTTGATTGCATTGCGAAAGAAAAACAAAATAACGATACCGAAAAGAAGCTAA
- the mltG gene encoding endolytic transglycosylase MltG — protein MYIKKILIGIVIIGLAVAAYIAYFVYGAMLKPNTAFNNDEAYLLIPTHANYSEVRGQLEPLLIDIDKFDALAEQKKYTTNVKAGRYIIKKGMSNNDIINTIRSQNKPIRIAFNNQETLAKLAGRIASQIEADSVSLIKAMTDKTFLSKNGFTKKTALGMYVPNSYEVYWNTSAETFRDKMLKEYDRFWNASRLAKAKQLNLTPDEVMTLASIVHEESKQASEQPRIAGVYLNRIRIGMPLQADPTIRYAAYQLPNYDGEIIKRVLNVHKEIDSPYNTYKYLGLPPGLIAMPDVSAIDAVLNAEKHDYFYFVADAKNIGFHKFSKTLSQHNANARAYHSYLNSQNIYN, from the coding sequence ATGTACATTAAAAAAATACTTATAGGGATTGTTATTATAGGTCTCGCAGTTGCAGCTTATATTGCTTATTTTGTTTATGGCGCCATGTTAAAGCCTAACACGGCTTTTAATAACGATGAAGCTTACCTTTTAATTCCTACCCACGCTAATTACAGTGAAGTAAGAGGGCAATTGGAGCCTTTATTGATAGATATAGATAAATTTGATGCCTTAGCGGAGCAGAAAAAGTACACCACCAATGTTAAAGCAGGGCGTTACATTATAAAAAAAGGAATGAGTAATAATGATATTATTAATACCATTCGTAGTCAGAACAAACCCATTCGTATTGCTTTTAATAATCAGGAGACTCTAGCAAAATTAGCGGGTCGTATTGCCAGTCAAATAGAAGCAGATAGTGTGTCGCTTATAAAAGCGATGACAGATAAAACGTTTTTAAGTAAAAACGGATTTACAAAAAAAACAGCTTTAGGCATGTACGTTCCTAATAGTTATGAAGTGTACTGGAACACGTCTGCAGAAACTTTTCGTGATAAAATGTTAAAAGAATATGATCGGTTTTGGAATGCGTCACGACTAGCAAAAGCCAAGCAATTAAATTTAACACCAGATGAGGTAATGACCTTGGCGTCTATTGTTCATGAAGAATCTAAACAAGCAAGTGAACAACCTAGAATCGCAGGTGTTTACTTAAACAGAATAAGAATTGGCATGCCTTTGCAAGCAGATCCTACCATTCGTTATGCTGCTTACCAATTACCAAACTACGATGGTGAAATTATCAAAAGGGTATTAAATGTTCATAAAGAGATAGATTCACCTTACAATACCTATAAATACTTAGGCTTACCACCAGGCTTAATTGCCATGCCAGATGTTTCTGCTATTGATGCTGTCTTAAATGCCGAAAAGCATGACTATTTCTATTTTGTGGCAGATGCAAAAAACATAGGCTTTCACAAGTTCTCAAAAACCTTATCACAACATAATGCAAATGCTAGAGCCTACCATAGCTATTTGAATTCGCAAAACATCTATAACTAG
- a CDS encoding trypsin-like peptidase domain-containing protein, whose translation MKKIATLVFVSVLGGAITLGAYKTILEKDDPIVFNEQQTQSVFTPVNLKTTHTALAAAEGIDFTIAAEKTLDAVVHVKNVSISTAQPTMQDLLMGRVPQRRQLGTGSGVIISPDGYIITNNHVIDGADKLSITLNDNRTLDAKIIGTDTKTDIALLKIESETDLPYTTFGDSDQAKIGEWVLAVGNPFNLTSTVTAGIISAKSRDLSGLSNQSFIQTDAAVNPGNSGGALVNTNGDLIGINTAISSQTGSYIGYSFAVPSNIARKVVEDIMEFGNVQNGILGVQGGSLNSAFAEQLGIGETEGFYVDGVEEDMGAEAAGLKRGDIIKKIDNVTINKFSDLRGYLDTKRPNDVINVYFLRNGVQKEAQVTLLKNNTLTLPNVGVIKNAKPKDLRKYKVDNGVKITALTGGYAEYFANEGVQAGDIITAINGKKVNSVEDVQNIIKSRDMYQPLSIELVNSRGQVNRYGLR comes from the coding sequence ATGAAAAAAATAGCAACGCTGGTTTTCGTTTCCGTTTTAGGAGGAGCAATTACTCTAGGAGCATATAAAACCATTTTAGAAAAAGACGATCCCATTGTTTTTAATGAGCAACAAACGCAATCTGTATTTACCCCTGTTAATTTAAAAACAACCCATACAGCACTAGCAGCGGCAGAAGGTATTGATTTTACCATAGCTGCAGAAAAAACATTAGATGCAGTAGTACACGTAAAAAATGTATCTATAAGTACTGCCCAGCCAACAATGCAAGATTTATTAATGGGACGCGTACCACAACGCAGACAACTAGGCACAGGAAGTGGTGTGATTATTTCGCCTGATGGCTACATCATTACTAATAACCATGTCATTGACGGGGCTGACAAATTAAGTATTACTCTTAATGATAACAGAACATTAGACGCTAAAATTATAGGTACAGACACAAAAACGGATATTGCCTTATTAAAAATAGAGTCTGAAACTGATTTACCCTATACAACCTTTGGTGATAGTGATCAAGCCAAAATTGGGGAATGGGTATTAGCCGTAGGCAACCCTTTTAACTTAACCTCAACTGTGACTGCAGGAATTATTAGTGCAAAATCAAGAGATTTATCGGGTTTAAGCAACCAATCGTTTATTCAAACCGATGCTGCTGTAAATCCAGGTAATTCTGGTGGTGCTTTGGTTAATACTAATGGCGATTTAATAGGTATTAATACGGCGATTAGTTCACAAACGGGTTCTTATATTGGGTATTCTTTTGCGGTACCAAGTAATATTGCACGTAAAGTGGTTGAGGACATTATGGAATTTGGTAATGTACAGAATGGCATCCTTGGGGTTCAAGGCGGGTCTCTAAACAGTGCATTCGCAGAACAATTAGGTATTGGAGAAACTGAAGGGTTTTATGTAGATGGTGTTGAAGAAGATATGGGTGCTGAAGCTGCTGGTTTAAAACGTGGTGACATTATTAAAAAAATTGATAATGTAACGATTAACAAATTTTCAGATCTACGGGGCTATCTCGATACCAAACGCCCTAATGACGTTATTAACGTTTACTTTTTAAGAAATGGTGTGCAAAAAGAAGCACAGGTCACTCTATTAAAGAACAATACACTCACACTTCCTAATGTAGGTGTTATTAAGAACGCTAAGCCAAAAGACTTAAGAAAATACAAAGTAGATAATGGCGTAAAAATCACAGCATTGACTGGAGGGTACGCTGAGTATTTTGCTAATGAAGGTGTACAAGCTGGAGATATTATTACTGCAATAAACGGTAAAAAAGTAAACTCTGTTGAAGATGTTCAGAACATTATTAAATCCAGAGACATGTACCAACCGTTGAGTATTGAGTTAGTAAATTCTAGGGGACAAGTAAACAGATACGGACTTAGGTAA
- a CDS encoding PQQ-dependent sugar dehydrogenase encodes MKTLYSLVLLSLFTSLSFSQTIALTSFAVGLNSPTEIVNTGTTGDTRLFVVEQAGLIKILNSDGSINPTPFLDISGLVGSGGERGLLGLAFAPDYTTSGRFYVSYTDNTSTSQPNTIIARYTVSANPDISNTTGTVLLTISQPFSNHNGGKIAFGPDGYIYIATGDGGSAGDPNNRAQSSNTLLGKILRIDVSGATYTIPGDNPYASSGGLPEIYAIGLRNPWKFSFDKMTGDLWIADVGQNAYEEINRVNNSGTPGDNYGWRCYEGDNHIYDISSGNCPIFNNTIAPVSEYDHSGGRCSITGGYLYRGTMYPAFIGKYFFADFCSQEIGLLTATGSSWSLAWQTPNITASWTSFGEDSNGELYAVGGNSVYKITDPNLSVAEEQLEHFKLFPNPSNGKITIHFGSNFKTVQSLSIINSIGQQIKKINTISTENITIATKTYAPGLYFVEIRDKTGVKSIKKLIIN; translated from the coding sequence ATGAAAACCCTCTATTCTTTAGTATTACTGTCCCTTTTCACATCTTTAAGTTTTTCTCAAACTATTGCACTCACTTCTTTTGCCGTCGGTTTAAATAGTCCTACCGAAATTGTTAATACAGGAACTACTGGTGACACCAGATTGTTTGTTGTTGAACAAGCGGGATTAATTAAAATACTTAATTCAGATGGTTCTATAAACCCTACTCCTTTTCTTGACATAAGTGGTCTTGTAGGCTCTGGAGGAGAACGCGGCTTGTTAGGCCTTGCCTTTGCTCCAGATTATACAACCTCTGGACGCTTTTATGTTAGTTATACAGACAACACGAGTACTAGCCAACCAAATACTATTATCGCACGTTACACGGTTAGTGCCAATCCAGATATATCGAATACTACGGGAACTGTTTTATTGACTATTAGTCAGCCTTTCTCGAACCACAATGGAGGCAAAATAGCTTTTGGTCCTGATGGTTATATCTATATCGCAACTGGAGATGGCGGTTCTGCCGGGGACCCCAATAATCGTGCTCAAAGTTCCAATACACTACTAGGTAAAATACTTCGTATAGATGTTAGCGGAGCTACTTATACTATTCCCGGAGATAATCCCTATGCGAGTTCTGGAGGTTTGCCTGAAATTTATGCCATCGGTTTAAGAAACCCATGGAAGTTCTCTTTTGATAAAATGACTGGTGATTTATGGATTGCAGACGTGGGACAAAACGCTTATGAAGAAATAAATAGGGTTAATAACTCTGGAACACCTGGAGATAATTACGGTTGGAGATGCTATGAGGGTGATAACCATATTTATGATATAAGCTCAGGAAACTGCCCTATATTTAACAATACTATAGCTCCTGTTTCAGAGTACGATCATTCTGGTGGCAGATGTTCAATTACCGGCGGCTATTTATATAGAGGAACCATGTATCCCGCATTTATTGGAAAATACTTTTTTGCCGATTTTTGCTCTCAAGAGATAGGCCTCTTGACAGCTACGGGAAGCAGCTGGTCTTTAGCATGGCAAACACCTAATATAACAGCATCATGGACAAGTTTTGGCGAAGATAGCAATGGTGAGTTATATGCTGTTGGTGGTAATAGTGTGTACAAAATAACAGATCCTAATTTAAGTGTTGCTGAAGAACAACTTGAGCATTTTAAATTGTTTCCCAATCCTTCTAATGGCAAAATTACCATTCATTTTGGGTCAAATTTCAAAACTGTACAATCACTTTCAATTATAAATAGTATTGGACAACAAATAAAAAAAATTAATACTATTTCAACAGAAAATATTACTATTGCAACAAAAACTTATGCTCCTGGTTTATATTTCGTTGAAATACGAGACAAAACAGGCGTAAAATCTATTAAAAAATTGATCATAAACTAA
- the dapF gene encoding diaminopimelate epimerase — MTHTFYKYQGTGNDFVFVDNRQGLFNKKDAKLIAHLCDRRFGIGADGLILLENDKIADFKMVYFNADGNESTMCGNGGRCIVAFAERLNIISKNTTFNAIDGLHEASITNGFVTLKMQDVDSIEAFDSHVFLNTGSPHHVTLVNNLKDFDVKSEGSKIRNGERYNEAGSNVNFVQQMDSDTFAVRTYERGVEDETLSCGTGVTAVALAMHRLNKTEAKEVNLKVEGGQLKVSFEVSENGYKNIWLQGPATLVFKGEIEW; from the coding sequence ATGACACATACCTTTTATAAGTATCAAGGCACAGGGAACGACTTCGTTTTTGTAGATAATCGTCAAGGATTATTTAACAAAAAGGATGCCAAGTTAATTGCACATTTGTGTGACCGTCGCTTTGGCATTGGGGCAGATGGATTGATACTATTAGAAAATGACAAAATTGCAGATTTTAAAATGGTCTATTTTAATGCCGATGGCAATGAAAGCACCATGTGTGGTAATGGCGGTCGTTGTATTGTCGCTTTCGCGGAAAGGCTAAACATTATCTCAAAAAACACCACTTTTAACGCTATTGATGGGTTGCATGAAGCTTCGATTACTAACGGTTTTGTGACCCTGAAGATGCAAGATGTTGATAGTATAGAGGCGTTTGACAGTCATGTGTTTTTAAATACGGGTTCACCACATCACGTTACTTTAGTGAATAATTTAAAAGATTTTGATGTAAAAAGTGAAGGTTCAAAAATTAGAAATGGTGAGCGCTATAATGAAGCAGGAAGTAACGTTAATTTTGTACAACAAATGGATAGCGATACTTTTGCTGTTAGAACTTATGAAAGAGGAGTGGAAGATGAAACTTTGTCTTGCGGAACAGGCGTAACAGCAGTAGCATTAGCCATGCACCGTTTGAATAAAACAGAAGCCAAAGAAGTGAATTTAAAGGTTGAAGGCGGCCAATTGAAAGTGTCGTTCGAAGTATCTGAAAATGGCTATAAAAACATTTGGCTCCAAGGGCCAGCAACATTGGTTTTTAAAGGCGAAATAGAATGGTAA